Proteins encoded in a region of the Oscillospiraceae bacterium MB24-C1 genome:
- a CDS encoding electron transfer flavoprotein subunit alpha has product MTTLNFNASVCNLCEQCLQKCPFGALSVESNTIIINEKCRMCGVCIKVCPQHALTFEQKPLKSAEEKSSWKDILVYAEQEDGQIHPVTYELIGEARRLAEKVGYKVCAVIIGGEGTVKNAEKLLPYGVQEVFAYEHRGFEGFKADCYTDAMADCIAQLRPSVVLIGATALGRSLAPRLAVRFHTGLTADCTKLDIRPNSDLVQIRPAFGGNIMAQILIADARPQFATVRYRVMDKAKKVNGPTGKVTAMPVSDAMIRSGIEVLKVTPTRREKSIEEEDILVVAGRGVKNEEGVALVRRLADALGGQLCFTRPMAENGLGDNAHQIGLSGRTVRPKLIITCGVSGAIQFTAGMNGSECIVAINSDPDALIFNIASYCIVDDLFAAVPALLAQLATVKKEAE; this is encoded by the coding sequence ATGACCACATTAAATTTTAACGCCTCTGTCTGCAATCTGTGCGAACAGTGTCTTCAAAAGTGTCCTTTTGGTGCTTTGAGCGTCGAATCAAACACCATTATCATTAATGAAAAATGTCGCATGTGCGGAGTCTGCATTAAGGTCTGTCCCCAGCATGCCCTCACGTTTGAGCAAAAGCCTCTTAAAAGTGCTGAGGAAAAGAGCAGCTGGAAAGACATTCTGGTGTACGCCGAGCAGGAAGATGGTCAGATACACCCCGTTACATATGAGCTGATCGGTGAGGCCCGCCGTCTGGCTGAGAAGGTTGGTTATAAGGTATGCGCTGTTATTATCGGCGGCGAAGGTACCGTGAAAAACGCAGAAAAATTGCTGCCCTACGGTGTGCAGGAAGTGTTCGCTTATGAGCATCGTGGCTTTGAAGGCTTTAAGGCCGACTGTTATACCGACGCTATGGCCGATTGCATCGCTCAACTTCGGCCTTCTGTTGTTTTAATTGGCGCAACAGCACTGGGGCGCTCGTTGGCACCGCGGCTGGCTGTTCGCTTCCACACCGGGCTGACCGCAGACTGCACAAAGCTCGACATCCGCCCCAACAGCGATCTGGTTCAGATACGCCCCGCCTTTGGTGGCAATATCATGGCGCAGATTCTTATTGCTGATGCACGCCCACAGTTTGCCACTGTGCGCTATCGCGTGATGGATAAGGCCAAAAAGGTCAATGGGCCTACCGGAAAGGTGACAGCGATGCCGGTATCCGACGCAATGATTCGCTCTGGCATTGAAGTTTTGAAAGTCACGCCAACTAGACGTGAAAAATCCATTGAGGAAGAGGACATCCTTGTGGTCGCCGGACGCGGCGTTAAAAACGAAGAGGGTGTGGCGCTCGTACGTCGCCTTGCTGATGCACTCGGGGGGCAGCTTTGTTTTACCCGCCCAATGGCCGAGAACGGCCTTGGCGACAACGCGCATCAGATCGGGCTTTCGGGCCGGACAGTACGTCCGAAGTTGATTATCACGTGCGGCGTATCGGGCGCGATTCAGTTCACCGCCGGCATGAACGGTAGCGAGTGCATCGTTGCAATCAACTCTGACCCCGATGCACTTATCTTTAATATCGCCAGCTACT